AAAACCAAAGCCCATCCAAGCTCAGGCAGCtatcaacaaaagaaaaggaatgggAAAATATGTTGctttgagaaataaataaatctgaATAATCTTTAGTTGTACAAGTGTTTGCCCCCTTTCGGAAAAAagaaacatttaataaaatgtggCCCATGAAAACCAAAATGTGATAATGTTACATAGGCAAAAATagcaaatgaaatatgaaaaagagaaaaagccTTCACGTACTAATGAGATTTGTCAGAGGACCAATTGCATGTAGCAGCAATGCCCACTTAGATTTACTGATCATCTCCCAAAGATTCATGAGTAACCACAGTTGCTTTCTTACTACTACCTGGCCCTGAAGAAACTTTAACCATCGCTGGTCTTAGTAGCCGATCCCCAAGGAGGAATCCACGACGAAATTCTTGGATGATAATCCCTTCCTTGAACTCTTGCGACTCTTCGCGTGCTATTGCTTCGTGTAGCTGTAACATACAAGTTGGAACCAAGTGAATCAATAACAAAAATGACTAGGAATGTACTGATTCTTGTGACAAgtcactccaaagcctatacaATTTGTTCAACCAAATTTATGGATAGGTATATTTCTCTTTTGGGCTCAAAACAGGAATATTCAATCAGATATACCCCGAAGAATAAACTTATGTCAACCAGATGAGATGATCTAAACATGAAAACTAAACCGAACAGGTATATGCACCGAGCTTTGTAATTTTCTGTTCAAGATTTAGAATGATCCCTAATATGGACACAAGCTCTCAATCTAAAGAAGCATGGCATTCAACTTTGGAGATCAAAAGCAGATTTTCATCATACGTACCTAGCAGTAGCACAAACTTGCAATATAGTTTCTGAATGGATGTTACTCACTTAACACCCCCATAAAGTGCACACCTCGAAGATAACCAATATAGCACATAGAGTTTGAAACTGAAACACAAACTGAACCAAGAGAATCCCTAAACAGActaaactaacaattaaaccaaAGTGTTTACCAGACTGAAGGTTTGGTTCCTACGATACATATTCTAACCTTTTGCAAAAATTTAAGCAGATAGGATACTAACTGAACCATGTGTGTGCCTGTGGGTATAAATGTATCCAAAGTATCCTACACTTGCAATATGTTCTTTAATGTGACTGAACCAAACAAAACCCTATTGAAGGCTAGCAACAAATAAAGTAACAAACAGACATTACTCGTAGCATTTAAAACTTACAGAGGGATCAAAGGGCTTTCCAACTGTAGGGACAACAGCCACTTGCAAGCTCCTCATGATCTCCACAAATTGCTTGTATATACCCTGATAACTCGTatctatcttcttttctttctctgtttcGGGTTTAATTTGTTGCTTGGCTCTCTCAAAACTGTCAACCATGGGCAACAGACTCTCCATCACTTCTCCTTTAGCATCAGACCTTGCCGTAAGTCTCTCCTTCTCCGATCTTTTCCGATAATTATCAAAATCAGCTTGTAAACGGATATACTTCTCTTTCCCAGAGGTTATCTCTGCCGACAATTCCAAAACTTGTTTTTCCAATCCATCCTTCTCGTTTTCTAAAATGCTAATTCTACTCTCAATTTCAGATACAATCCTATCATCTCCATTGAGAAGCGCCTCCCTGTAAACTCTAATCATGGCCTTTAAACTGGGAAAATCTTCTCCAGCTGATGCTTTTACATTTTCCTGATAAAATTCCTTAATGAAATTAATACTAGTTACaaacaattaaacaataataagCATCTCTTATcgattgatttgattcaattttcatctTCAGCCAGTTTTTTTCCTACTGTGATATAATAAAGGAGGGAAATTCTACAAATCCTTTTCTCAATCTAATGCTACAACTTATAATAgatacaagaaaagaaaataaagaacccaGGAGGGAGGGAGAAAAAAATAACTTACAGTGCGAGCAGATTCCTGGGCTGAAAGAGAAGCCTTGAAAGTCCACCTTTGTGGACAGTTTTTGATGTTCAGAGGGAAGGAGAGGTTAGATGGAGAAAACCCAGAAAAGGGTTTTGAAAAGCGAGGTCTTTGGTAAAGAAATTGGACCGGCGATGAAGCTATATGGGTGTGTTTTGAGGGTTTTAAAGAAGCAGAGAAGTGAGGAGGCAAGAGAGAGTGGTTAGAGAATGAAGCAGCCATCTAGAATGGTGAATGATGAACCTGGGATTAGTAGGTTGTGCAACAGATTGGAGtgtaaaaatttaaccaaattaaagcCTGATAAAAGAGTCCTTGGCGGCAGCCACGAGCAAGCCCGCCCTTTGGCCTTCTTGCCTTTGCCGGACACCGTGACTGAGTGAAGGATTTCTCTGGAGAAAGGAGATTGAATTGAAGCGATTTCGCTTACTAACTTACTCTTTGGGCTGTGCTTATGGGCCTGGCTTTGTTTTGGACAAAACCCCCCAAAAAACCCAATTGGAATGCTCTCTTCTCCAATATTCTCAACTTTTCTTGTTTTCTCAGaagtgaataatcaataataatatcttccaaaaataataataacaaatatataatacagttgaataaaagaatgagaaattggattttttttataaataataattaatattaataataaaacattttaatttttttaagactgagagtataattttaagatactaaattaataaattattttttaattaccactttaaataattaacaaatttctttcaaacattttttttagtATGATCAACATTACAATCCAACCAACAAGTGTTAAATGTAGTATCAAAATACATTGCACTCTCAAGAGAAGAACGAACAGGGTTTAAATCTTGGAGATAACATTGTGAGGAAAGACAATCATGAACCCTGAGTATGAACCGTACAATAGacatgaaaagtaaaaaaataataataatcttacaatcaataaaaatttcaaaactccTACTAACAGTATATCTTACCATTCAACACTTCTTGTCGATTATGCAAACACAATGTTTTATTACttctaacaaatttaaccaCTTTTTTGGATTTTTCAGGACTTGAAAACttctaaagaaaagaaaattccaGTTCTCTCATGCATCTCTGGATTCTCTTTGTTTTTGTAAGAAGCAAAAGCTAGATCTCATTACCATGCCATTCATTATAGGTTCATTTACTTTTGCATTGTGTCACTTAAGCTAGTCATCTTTTTAGCTTATTATCTAGCTTTATATATACTTGCAATTCTGGCATTGGTAATCCTGAAAGCTTATAAATAAGTATTTGCATTGTTAGACAATAGGTTTTAACAAATTAGTATAAAGAGTTTTAGCATTGTTAAACAGACATATTCGGCCTCTAGCAATCAACAACGGCCCCATCAAGGGACCATGATAGGCATGTCCCACTCATCatcaaaatgaaagaatatagaaGTTACCTGCGCTACCAATGATGGCCACTTGTCCTCCTCTTCTTCGTGCTCTTTACTTTGCATGTGTCGGACTCGAGTCGAGAATTTACATATGTTACGAAGAAACCCGACAACGCAATTACGTCAAAACAAACCACTAATCTCCAATTCATCCGTGTGGAAAGAGATAATAAGCCCTTTTCTTGTTCTTGTTTTGCGGAATTGTGGTTGGCAAGTagatattttagttttgaaaaaaatttcattaggCGAgtgataatttttcaaaatagtaCCAACTTCAGGTTTggagttaaaattaaaaataaagagaataaatctcaaatttgataaaagaataaaattttctaaattcataatttcaataaaatcagcctCATAGTTGGCTAAATTTTTAACACTATTTTCGatttaaactataattaatTCGTCACATTAAGAGAACAAAAAAATtgtcaatatcaaaattaaatttcaaatttggtgATAGTCAAAagaccaaaatcaaaatttgaccaTAATCATATTAGCAAGAACAAAAGCCCAGAAAAGATAATGTAACACGGAAATGGCAGAGTCAACTAATTTGCTCTAACTCCAATTCCAATCTAAGCATCCGtccacacacacaaaaaaatttCCACTGTCGTTTAGTACCAagaagaaaaaggggaaaaaaaccGAGATTGTGTCAAATATCAACATCTTTGAACAGACTAGAATCAAAACCTAAGCACGTATTTATATGAGCAAGTAAACAACTAGAGATAAAATCATATTAGGTGTCAACCTCCTGACTGCCTGCCTGCCTGCCTAAAATtacctgcaaaacaaaatattttagcGAACAACATACCAATATATGGGTCAGACAGAAAACAATAGCATCTCAAGCCAGTATTGAAATGCTTCTGTGCGGGTAAGCATATGAAGCTATGCATCAGAATATAACAGTACGATACTATTTCACACCAAAATTATGGAGCTCATATTCAATAAATGATGTTTAGgaattaatatatacatatgtgtgtgtgtgtgtgtgtgtgtgtgtgtgtgtgtgtgtgtgtgtgtgtgtgtgtgtgtgtgtttaacAGGTATAACTAGGCTTAGACCAAAATAGATCACCATTATGCATTTTCTCACATACcctttgattttgttttcttattattaaGCCAACCCTATTCCAACCCCAGAAAAACACTCACAAAGCAAACTGGTTTTCTCAAAATCCTGAACGCAAGTCTTTTTGGACCAGACCCCTTGGAGACCAAGGCTTTTGGGTGTACCACAAAACCATGAGCATTTTGACAAACTGTTTTTATGACTCTAAGCAAAGCCTGCTTCAAGTCTTCAACCATTTCCCGGATCAACTCTTCTATTTCCTTTTAATACTGTTGCTCAAAGAAAATTAATGGCAGGCAAATACATCCTTTGGTAATAGGGAAATTATTAGTTTGGATGCACGCTCATTCTTGACAAGCAGTCAGCTCCGGCCAGCAAcaactaaaatatttatgtattccAGTGTTCTTTTTGAGAAATGTAGGTACAACTCTCTAGACGACATTGGTCACAACTTTTTCCCCAACCTTCCTAATACTAAAATACACAAGCAAGCagatgaaaatggaaaaggaaaaCAGATCGTTTCTAGAAGAACAGGATGAAAAATAGATAAAGCTTTATAACATCCAGGCCTCATGTAAGCATCAAATAGCAGTAGCAGCgtgataaaattgtaaaatccaATAACAGAAACCATACCTAAACAGTTACTCATCTGCATGATCTGGACAACAATTCATTCACAAGGAGAAGCCTTCAAAAGTTGAGGCTCGTTGGCATTGGACATCAAGCCTGTCAAGCAGCTTCGAACAGCCATAAGTCAATGACAGATCTAAGGAGTTCTTTTCACTCACAGCTTCATCATGCCTTTTACCTCCAACATCATCCATACAACCAACATCATCAAATCTGCTTCTGACAGGCTCTTTCAAAGCAATTATCTTGCCAAACAATCGAAACGAACCAACACCTACTTTGCTTGAGTTGCAACCCCCATGTTCGATAAGTTCCGTGCCAAAGGAAACCATGCTGCTCTGACTATCAGGTGACAAGTTGTCAGACTGTGAACTGCCAATATTGAGCTCAGTGGATATCCTAGTTGGCTTGGGTACCACATAGTTGCCAGAGAAGTTATCAGTGGACATCATTGGGGTATTCTCACTCATATCGTTGGTTAAACTTTGCAAGTGAAAATGATATTGCCTGGCTCCCTGCATGCCAGCAGGAAAAGAATTGTAATTCAACAGTGATGGATTCAAATACCCCATTGTTGAATTAGTTAACCCTGATATAGGAAAGATTTCACCCTCTGCATCAGCCAGCCCTGAATCCTGAGAAAACTTCAGCCTCTTTTCCGAGGGGAACGAGGAATGAAGCGGTGAGGAGGAAGAAATTTGAACTTGCCATGGGTTCACTTTCCTTGCATTCTGGAGAACTTCAGGTTCATCCCAAGCAACCTaatgatataaatataatgCAATAGTGAGTCACAAAAGATagaggagaaaaaaaattctacaagTAGCAAcattgatgaaattaaaaagttaGACTCAATTACCatcaaaaacttaaataaagATTAAGCAAACACCATCCTACCACAAACCCACCCCCAAAATGCTGCCTTGGAAATAtgaataaacttttctatcatTAGTACCAGTCATAGAACATgaataaggaaaagaaaaagagagagagagagagagagagagagagagagagagagattaaACCAAGCCTTGATCATAGAACCAAAAGCTTACCTATTATATGTTATGAAGATAGTATGGCATATGAATATCACAAGATACATCTCACCTAAGcatcaaatttaaaacttagGAAAGCATGATTTGATGGGGCTGAAGTTAACTCAACATGACTAAACTCATTTTCTTTGTTAGTCAAGTGgctcaaaattgaatgaatcctttattcttttcataaatataaagttatagAAATTCAGATTTACCTACAATCAATATCAAGtcaaatatttaatgattttacaaaTACCTTGCCGAAATGCaataaacagaaaaaataaGAACACCCATCTTACTTTGAGTGAGAAAACACTACCTAACAAGGCACACAAAATCCAAACACAAcctagaagaaaagaaaagaaactggTACAAAATCATTTCTGATCTGAATGAGATTCTAAGGAAATTCTACAAGTCTAATCTGATTGGCACCACCCATCCTTGGCCAAATTCCTAAGGAGAGTAACTCTCAAATTTGTTGACGTTTTTCCACTTTCTGTTTCTTAAGTCtcattaaaatgttaataatgatTCGAAGCCTAATATAGGGCActgatttttattcttttttttttttttggaggaaGGGGGGGTGGGTGTGATGCAAAAACAGATATACAAGAAGTAAAATGCAGCCTACTCGTAAAGCTTTAGAATCTCATTCCAACCTCAATTCCTAAGTAAAACACCATAACTTACGTTATATAAGCATTTTGTACTCTTTCACTTTTAAGTGCACTTAATTTAAATACTGTTGAAAATATAGTGCATACTTCTGGATTATTACTGATTAAATTGTTCATTGAAAATAGATCAACAGTAAACCACGTTCAATTTAAACTTCATTTGGATGACCGGTCTACCACCCGCCATATAAATGAAGCTCTAATCACAATGAATaaccacaattcaaacaattGAGCCCGAAGCACCTTTACCTGAAGCATTCGCCAAGGCGAGCCAATCCAGGGGCCAGAATCCGGTACAGCAGCAGACATAACTGTCCCTTGAAACCAAGCCAATCGCGAGGAGTCCTCCGTCTCAACTGCCATCTTCACTCTGGTCCCCGCAGCCCAGTAAGTACTGATTCCAGCCTCCACCAACACCGCCCTTGCCACGAAATCAGTCCAACCGGCCCGAGGATAATACACAACCTCGAACGGGAACCCCCTCGCTGCCTTCTCCGCCGCTTCAGCCACTGCCTCCGCCGTCATCCTCCCCCTTCCTTCCCCTTTCATTGCTCCTCCATCACTCGGCTCTCTCCACCTCCCAGAATCCCCTCCGCCTTCTCCCGCCTTCATCGCTCGTCGGACTCCAATAAACATTTTCCAATTACAGTCCCTCATGAAAACAACAGAATCGCCGGCGATAAGCTTCTTTTGATTAACGAACTTGCTCCATCCCGTAGTGAGCAGATGCCTACGTGGCGTCCCTCGATAAATGTGACGAAACTCCCAAACACCGCCGCGAACGTCGGTGACGGAGAGAGTCTGAACTGGCGGATCAGCATTGTAGTCGAGCGGCGGGAAAACAGAATCGGCACAAAACCGCGGGACGGAGAATCCACCGCCGTTGTTGGCATCAGAGGGTGTTAAAACCTTAGCAAACGACACGATCTTATTCCTATCAGAATCCTCAACTTCACCATTCACATTTAGAAATTGATTAGGAAGCCTAGAAGTTTCAACAGGGGTGAGTAAAAGCTTAGCGAAGACCTCATCGGTTCTCGGATCGGCAAGATAATGAACGTCTGAGATAACGCAATTGATGAGAGGCCTAGACAGTACGAGAGAGGACAGTTTGGGAGTGGAACCGCAAACTTGTTCAAGGTGGCCTTGAGGGAAGTAATAAACCCTAGAATTAACGGTGGGGATCTGAACGGAAGAGCCGGCACAAGCTCGCCAGATCCTTGGATCAACATGACGTAGCTCCGGAGGACTAGACCGTGAAGGCGGCATTGGGCCGCTTAGGGTTTAATTCAAAAGggttaaaaagaaaaggggcAGCGAGTCTAAGAGTGAGTGATGTTTGTTAGATTTTTACTTGAgagatttatattttttaattttttttgatgtttttatagtattttatgGTGTGTCTGACTCTGACGCAGACTCTAAGAGGTGAGGTAGGAAAGAGAGAGAGTTCCGTCTCAAGGTCGGAGAAGCGGGCAGGGACGGGCAGATGGGCAATCACGAAACCCAAATGCTGTTATGTTAGcgtttgtttttttctttacctTTTCGGGGAGAAAAAAGGGCAGAATATTTGGTCGGTTAGAAATTTACATAACCGTCTCAACGTCGTCGTTGTGGACGCTCTACCTTCCAAAACGTAGAGTACAATCGCTCTGGAAATGAAGGTGAAGTTTGTTTTGGAGTAAAGTACGAAAATAACCTTTTGATGGTATGAGGAAGTCAACCAATCAAATGGTCGTGAGTACTTTACATTTGGAAAAAGGTCGACGGAGACAGATTGAGTGAATCCCTGTTTGGTTGGGGTGGGGATTGTGATTTGTGAGAGAAAAAAACCGAGGGAATTTTGCAACGAC
This sequence is a window from Gossypium raimondii isolate GPD5lz chromosome 5, ASM2569854v1, whole genome shotgun sequence. Protein-coding genes within it:
- the LOC105770180 gene encoding uncharacterized protein LOC105770180, encoding MAASFSNHSLLPPHFSASLKPSKHTHIASSPVQFLYQRPRFSKPFSGFSPSNLSFPLNIKNCPQRWTFKASLSAQESARTENVKASAGEDFPSLKAMIRVYREALLNGDDRIVSEIESRISILENEKDGLEKQVLELSAEITSGKEKYIRLQADFDNYRKRSEKERLTARSDAKGEVMESLLPMVDSFERAKQQIKPETEKEKKIDTSYQGIYKQFVEIMRSLQVAVVPTVGKPFDPSLHEAIAREESQEFKEGIIIQEFRRGFLLGDRLLRPAMVKVSSGPGSSKKATVVTHESLGDDQ
- the LOC105770543 gene encoding auxin response factor 17, which codes for MPPSRSSPPELRHVDPRIWRACAGSSVQIPTVNSRVYYFPQGHLEQVCGSTPKLSSLVLSRPLINCVISDVHYLADPRTDEVFAKLLLTPVETSRLPNQFLNVNGEVEDSDRNKIVSFAKVLTPSDANNGGGFSVPRFCADSVFPPLDYNADPPVQTLSVTDVRGGVWEFRHIYRGTPRRHLLTTGWSKFVNQKKLIAGDSVVFMRDCNWKMFIGVRRAMKAGEGGGDSGRWREPSDGGAMKGEGRGRMTAEAVAEAAEKAARGFPFEVVYYPRAGWTDFVARAVLVEAGISTYWAAGTRVKMAVETEDSSRLAWFQGTVMSAAVPDSGPWIGSPWRMLQVAWDEPEVLQNARKVNPWQVQISSSSPLHSSFPSEKRLKFSQDSGLADAEGEIFPISGLTNSTMGYLNPSLLNYNSFPAGMQGARQYHFHLQSLTNDMSENTPMMSTDNFSGNYVVPKPTRISTELNIGSSQSDNLSPDSQSSMVSFGTELIEHGGCNSSKVGVGSFRLFGKIIALKEPVRSRFDDVGCMDDVGGKRHDEAVSEKNSLDLSLTYGCSKLLDRLDVQCQRASTFEGFSL